From the Streptomyces pluripotens genome, one window contains:
- a CDS encoding DNA polymerase Y family protein, with the protein MTILCVRFQLSSMYEAALPGLLGLLGEFTPFVEALPPDGALVDLRGAERYFGRSAVELASVIRVRTLARYGVDCVIGVGPGPTAARVAQRRARPGATCVVPETPDAVADFLAGLPVSALPGVGVATARTLGAYGLDTLGRVAAAPLSTLQRLIGAKAGRELREKASGIDRGRVVPNAVTHSLVTERLFDLDELSPERHRRELLSAAEEIGARLRASRTVCRTLTLTVRYADRSTTTRSRTLRESTAHSAALAAAAYGMYGVLGLQRARVRALALRAEGLTSAEQASRQLTFDPVDEKARRIEEVADRVRAKFGPRAVMPGALA; encoded by the coding sequence ATGACCATTCTGTGCGTACGTTTCCAGCTGTCGTCGATGTACGAGGCGGCCCTGCCGGGACTGCTGGGGCTGCTGGGGGAGTTCACCCCGTTCGTCGAGGCGCTGCCCCCGGACGGGGCGCTGGTCGATCTGCGGGGCGCGGAACGGTATTTCGGACGCAGCGCCGTCGAGCTGGCGTCGGTGATCCGCGTCCGGACCCTCGCCCGGTACGGCGTCGACTGTGTGATCGGTGTCGGTCCGGGGCCGACGGCGGCCCGCGTGGCACAGCGTCGGGCCCGGCCCGGAGCGACGTGTGTCGTGCCCGAAACCCCGGACGCTGTCGCGGACTTCCTTGCCGGCCTGCCGGTGTCCGCGCTGCCCGGCGTCGGCGTGGCGACCGCCCGCACCCTGGGCGCATACGGCCTAGACACCCTGGGCCGGGTCGCCGCCGCGCCGCTGTCCACGCTCCAGCGGTTGATCGGGGCGAAAGCGGGCCGTGAACTGCGTGAGAAGGCGAGCGGCATCGACCGGGGCCGGGTCGTTCCGAACGCCGTGACCCACTCGTTGGTCACCGAACGTCTTTTTGATCTAGATGAGTTGAGTCCCGAGCGACACCGCAGGGAGCTGCTGTCGGCCGCCGAGGAGATCGGTGCCCGACTGCGTGCGTCGCGGACGGTGTGCCGCACGCTGACCCTCACCGTGCGCTACGCCGATCGCTCCACCACCACCCGCAGCCGCACCCTCAGGGAGTCGACCGCGCACTCGGCGGCCCTGGCCGCGGCGGCCTACGGCATGTACGGGGTGCTTGGTTTGCAGCGTGCCCGGGTTCGCGCGCTCGCCCTGCGGGCCGAGGGTCTGACCTCTGCCGAACAGGCCTCCCGTCAGCTCACCTTCGACCCTGTGGACGAGAAGGCCCGCCGCATCGAGGAGGTCGCGGACCGTGTGCGGGCGAAGTTCGGGCCAAGGGCGGTGATGCCGGGGGCGCTGGCGTGA
- a CDS encoding site-specific integrase has product MNLRTGKQTLGPGYAARTINHALTVISGFYEFHAGSGAGPVVNPVPASKDRRAELSHRSPMEAPIHVRRARLRQRVPKRLPRSLPDLMWDELFEAMKNDRDRALLSCYVSSGARAEELLGIEIGDIDWAGQQIYVVSKGTKAREPVPASPDAFRYLAAYLSQAGVPKAGEKLWRALRGDPRPLTYSAMRRVLQRANAKLQTNWTLHDLRHTAATRMANDPKMTLPEVQRVMRHAKLDTTGIYLTVRLEEMTEKLQDFYTRPRQVPKFAPGYDPEDVRAVFGG; this is encoded by the coding sequence GTGAATCTGCGGACCGGAAAACAGACGCTCGGACCGGGGTATGCGGCTCGGACCATCAATCACGCGCTGACCGTGATCTCCGGTTTCTACGAATTCCATGCCGGGAGCGGCGCCGGTCCTGTGGTGAATCCGGTACCGGCGTCCAAGGACCGCCGTGCGGAACTGTCTCACCGGAGCCCGATGGAAGCGCCGATCCATGTACGGCGGGCACGACTTCGACAACGCGTACCCAAGCGGCTTCCCCGCTCGCTTCCGGACCTCATGTGGGACGAGTTGTTCGAGGCGATGAAGAACGACCGGGACAGGGCACTCCTCTCCTGTTATGTCTCAAGCGGTGCGCGTGCCGAAGAACTGCTGGGTATCGAGATCGGGGACATCGACTGGGCCGGTCAGCAGATCTACGTCGTCTCCAAGGGGACGAAGGCACGGGAGCCGGTGCCCGCGTCGCCCGACGCCTTTCGGTATTTGGCCGCATACCTTTCCCAGGCTGGAGTGCCCAAGGCGGGCGAGAAGCTCTGGAGGGCTTTGCGTGGCGATCCGAGGCCGCTCACATATTCGGCCATGCGCCGGGTCCTGCAACGAGCGAACGCAAAGCTACAGACCAACTGGACTCTACATGATCTCCGACATACCGCCGCGACTCGGATGGCGAACGACCCGAAAATGACTCTCCCCGAGGTCCAGCGGGTGATGCGCCACGCGAAGCTCGACACGACGGGCATCTACCTGACGGTCCGCCTGGAGGAGATGACCGAGAAGCTTCAAGACTTCTATACGCGTCCACGCCAGGTACCGAAGTTCGCGCCCGGCTACGACCCCGAGGACGTCCGGGCGGTGTTCGGTGGCTGA
- a CDS encoding tyrosine-type recombinase/integrase: MADSTLRHRRIDHVPAQSGKRLKHDVSKLVAAPSIARSSPRPYGDLSEAGVEDIADCAAVAWETVTHSSGRKTRRIATRRVLTYLAQFPGKTWQDRWVASGLDEPGNPLKERFDHGPHKTQAALGLRCLICLRVIQPSLRAVRSNDFVGLAEQFRHVQRDKRLDEFFTAESASAHSLGQQRTSLFDVTLALITQGITLEDLTPEGLLHYSLECHRHGLTRGASPGSSRFAGHSAWETLHGMEAFPAGTPQHLRAVLVSGQKSVTELVDSYPIRCGGVRQLFIDYLERRRTELDYSALTGLAQLLVSVFWQKIEEIAPEQADLSLSNDVYQKWREEVSFVGKERDQPRRTLDSLLLQVRGFYLDLQSWALEEPERWGVWAVPCPVPRHEVRSARSGRRRAKERTDNRIRERQPLLPTLVEHVEEKHRKSRALLQAAAGVPPGEEFTHAGRSYRRTNSRADQAKARHSKAPVRVEELATGEAIHAKGAEEDAFWDWAYVETLRLSGVRIEELVELTQLSIRQYQRPNGEVVALLVIAPSKTDRERVIPMSAELFHVIASVIRRHITGEQRSVPLLQRYDAHERKWSASMPFLFQRGSRGGRGVISPNTIANRIRTLCHELAESNPAFVGLTFAPHDFRRLFATEIVNNGLPIHIGAALLGHLNIETTGGYVAVFNEDVVRHYQEYLARRRAVRPAEEYRSATSGEWDEFQEHFDRRKVELGNCARPYGTPCQHEHACLRCPMLQVNPKMLSRLNELEEDLEARRKQAETEGWLGEIEGIDLTLQFLREKRKQALRSEQPGRSVDLGIPSILPRP, encoded by the coding sequence GTGGCTGACAGCACTCTGCGGCATCGCCGGATCGACCATGTTCCGGCGCAGTCCGGAAAGCGTCTCAAGCACGACGTCAGCAAGCTCGTGGCCGCACCATCCATTGCGCGTTCCTCGCCTCGCCCTTACGGCGACCTGAGCGAGGCCGGTGTGGAGGACATCGCCGACTGTGCGGCTGTTGCCTGGGAGACCGTCACCCACAGCAGCGGAAGGAAAACACGCAGGATCGCAACACGGCGGGTCCTTACGTATCTGGCTCAGTTTCCGGGGAAGACTTGGCAGGATCGCTGGGTTGCCAGTGGTCTCGACGAACCCGGCAACCCGTTGAAAGAGCGGTTCGACCACGGCCCTCACAAGACTCAGGCAGCACTCGGCCTGCGTTGTCTGATCTGTCTCCGGGTCATCCAGCCGTCACTCCGCGCCGTACGCTCGAACGACTTTGTCGGGCTTGCGGAACAGTTCAGACATGTTCAGCGGGACAAGCGCCTGGACGAGTTCTTCACGGCGGAGTCGGCCAGCGCCCACAGCCTCGGCCAGCAGCGGACCTCGTTGTTCGACGTGACCCTCGCACTGATCACTCAGGGGATCACCCTGGAAGATCTGACTCCCGAAGGGCTACTGCACTATTCGCTCGAGTGCCATAGGCACGGACTGACACGGGGCGCGTCGCCTGGAAGCAGCCGTTTCGCCGGCCACTCCGCCTGGGAAACACTGCACGGCATGGAGGCCTTCCCCGCGGGGACGCCCCAACACCTCCGCGCTGTGCTGGTCTCCGGGCAGAAGTCCGTGACCGAGCTGGTGGACAGTTATCCCATCCGGTGCGGTGGGGTGCGGCAGCTGTTCATCGACTATCTCGAGCGACGTCGAACCGAGCTCGACTACAGCGCGCTGACCGGCTTGGCACAGCTTCTGGTCTCGGTGTTCTGGCAGAAAATCGAGGAGATCGCGCCCGAGCAAGCCGACCTCAGCTTGTCAAACGATGTCTACCAGAAATGGAGAGAAGAGGTCAGCTTCGTCGGAAAGGAGCGAGACCAACCGCGCCGGACCCTGGACTCCCTCCTCCTCCAGGTCCGGGGTTTCTACCTTGATCTGCAGAGCTGGGCTCTTGAAGAACCGGAACGGTGGGGTGTCTGGGCAGTACCGTGCCCTGTCCCCCGGCACGAGGTGCGCTCCGCGCGAAGCGGCCGCCGCAGGGCGAAGGAACGGACCGACAACCGCATTCGTGAACGGCAGCCGCTTCTGCCCACGCTGGTTGAGCACGTGGAGGAGAAGCACAGGAAGTCGCGCGCCCTGCTTCAGGCCGCGGCGGGTGTCCCGCCCGGCGAAGAGTTCACTCATGCCGGCCGCTCCTACCGCCGGACGAACAGTCGAGCCGACCAGGCGAAGGCTCGCCACTCCAAAGCGCCGGTGCGTGTGGAGGAGCTCGCCACCGGCGAAGCAATCCATGCCAAAGGAGCAGAAGAAGACGCCTTCTGGGATTGGGCCTACGTGGAGACACTGAGGCTGAGCGGGGTCCGGATCGAGGAACTCGTCGAGCTGACGCAGCTCAGCATCCGGCAGTACCAGAGGCCGAACGGCGAGGTGGTAGCCCTCCTGGTCATCGCGCCGTCGAAAACCGACCGAGAGCGCGTCATCCCCATGTCGGCAGAGCTTTTCCATGTGATCGCATCTGTGATTCGCCGCCATATCACCGGCGAGCAGAGGTCTGTCCCCCTTCTTCAACGCTACGATGCACACGAGCGAAAGTGGTCTGCCTCCATGCCCTTCCTGTTCCAACGTGGCTCACGAGGCGGCCGAGGCGTGATCAGCCCTAACACCATCGCCAATCGGATCAGGACGCTCTGCCACGAACTTGCCGAGTCGAACCCGGCCTTCGTCGGCCTGACGTTCGCCCCCCATGATTTCCGCCGACTGTTCGCTACCGAGATCGTCAACAACGGGCTCCCCATCCATATCGGTGCGGCACTGCTGGGCCACTTGAACATCGAAACCACCGGCGGCTATGTAGCCGTCTTCAACGAGGATGTCGTACGCCACTATCAGGAATACCTGGCTCGCCGTCGGGCCGTGCGCCCCGCCGAGGAATACCGGTCGGCAACCTCCGGCGAATGGGACGAGTTCCAAGAGCACTTCGACCGCCGAAAGGTTGAACTGGGAAATTGCGCCCGCCCCTATGGCACCCCTTGCCAGCATGAGCACGCTTGTCTGCGTTGCCCGATGCTTCAGGTGAATCCCAAGATGCTGTCACGTCTCAACGAACTGGAAGAGGATCTGGAAGCGCGCCGGAAGCAAGCAGAGACGGAGGGCTGGCTGGGTGAGATCGAAGGCATCGATCTCACACTGCAGTTCCTTCGCGAGAAACGGAAGCAGGCTCTGAGGTCTGAGCAACCGGGCCGCTCGGTCGACCTCGGGATCCCTTCCATCCTGCCCCGTCCCTGA